Proteins from a genomic interval of Paraburkholderia sp. FT54:
- a CDS encoding response regulator, whose protein sequence is MAFELASSRPPDSVVTGWRMPRVDGLTFCRMLRHANPASRMPVILLSRDAPPVDRAASLYNCYLRKPVSPDKLLQLIRRLVAGRS, encoded by the coding sequence GTGGCGTTCGAACTCGCGAGCAGCCGGCCGCCTGACAGCGTCGTAACCGGCTGGCGCATGCCGCGTGTGGACGGACTGACCTTTTGCCGGATGCTCCGGCACGCCAACCCGGCTTCCAGGATGCCGGTCATTCTGCTATCCAGAGACGCGCCCCCGGTGGACCGAGCGGCGTCGCTTTATAACTGCTACCTGCGCAAACCGGTTTCGCCGGATAAACTTTTACAGCTGATTCGGCGGCTCGTTGCCGGGAGAAGCTGA
- a CDS encoding 2-keto-3-deoxygluconate permease, with product MRIYQAINKVPGGLMVVPLFIGMAINTFIPNALKIGGFTQALTNVGYPTVLAMYLFTVGTKMTLRAAPTMLKRGFGILFAKVGVAIVIALAVAHLFHGNLIGLSTLAILAAMNDTNGGMFLALTSTFGNKEDSGTYVAQSIETGPFVTMLVLVGAGLANIPWLTMLSVIAPIFAGAILGNLDAELRDFFTKHEPLIVPFMAFTLGQGINLKSVFTAGTPGIILGIAVFVITGFVCIVADRLLGGSGIAGAAASSTAGNAAGTPQAIALADHSYAAIAPAATIQVAASVIVTAVLTPMLTAWAYKRAQKRLGVVPTATHVTEGQVELDRSQGAINQG from the coding sequence ATGCGCATTTATCAAGCTATTAACAAAGTGCCGGGCGGCCTGATGGTCGTGCCGCTGTTCATCGGGATGGCAATAAATACTTTCATTCCGAATGCGCTGAAGATCGGCGGGTTCACGCAGGCGCTGACCAATGTCGGTTACCCGACCGTGCTCGCTATGTATCTGTTTACGGTCGGAACCAAGATGACGCTGCGCGCTGCGCCGACCATGCTCAAACGCGGCTTCGGTATCTTGTTCGCTAAGGTCGGCGTTGCGATCGTGATCGCACTCGCAGTCGCTCACCTGTTCCACGGCAATCTCATCGGCTTGTCGACACTGGCGATTCTCGCTGCCATGAACGACACCAACGGCGGGATGTTCCTCGCGCTGACGAGCACTTTCGGCAATAAGGAAGACTCTGGCACGTACGTGGCACAAAGCATCGAGACCGGCCCCTTCGTAACGATGCTGGTGCTGGTCGGCGCGGGCCTCGCGAACATTCCGTGGCTGACGATGCTGTCGGTCATTGCACCAATCTTCGCCGGTGCGATACTTGGCAACCTCGACGCCGAACTGCGCGATTTCTTCACCAAACACGAGCCGCTGATCGTGCCGTTCATGGCCTTTACGCTGGGGCAGGGTATCAACCTCAAATCGGTCTTCACGGCCGGCACACCAGGCATCATCCTTGGGATCGCCGTGTTCGTGATCACCGGCTTCGTATGCATTGTCGCTGACCGCCTGCTCGGCGGCTCCGGCATCGCGGGTGCCGCAGCGTCGAGCACGGCCGGCAACGCGGCCGGTACGCCCCAGGCCATCGCGCTTGCCGATCACAGCTACGCGGCGATCGCGCCGGCAGCGACGATCCAGGTAGCGGCCTCGGTGATCGTGACGGCGGTGCTCACTCCGATGCTGACCGCGTGGGCTTACAAGCGTGCGCAGAAGCGTTTGGGCGTCGTACCCACCGCGACGCATGTCACCGAAGGGCAAGTCGAACTCGACAGATCGCAGGGCGCCATCAACCAGGGCTGA
- a CDS encoding heme-binding protein: MQSLSLEFADKLLAAASALASDAYGKPVCVSVCDAFGFLIAFSRMDGAPVRSIQLAQQKAYTCTRMGVSTVAFLERLRSEDVPIGFFCDPLLTALPGGALLADLHGRPLGAVGVSGLAPADDQALAEQVASELLRLAG; the protein is encoded by the coding sequence ATGCAGAGTCTATCGCTAGAGTTCGCGGACAAGCTACTTGCCGCTGCAAGCGCGCTTGCGAGCGATGCGTATGGCAAGCCGGTCTGCGTGTCGGTGTGTGACGCGTTCGGGTTTCTGATCGCGTTCTCGCGGATGGATGGGGCGCCAGTGCGCAGCATCCAGCTCGCGCAGCAGAAGGCTTACACCTGCACCCGGATGGGTGTGAGCACCGTCGCTTTCCTTGAGCGGCTAAGGTCCGAGGACGTGCCTATAGGGTTCTTCTGCGACCCGCTGCTCACCGCACTGCCCGGCGGTGCGCTGCTTGCCGATCTGCACGGCCGCCCGCTCGGCGCTGTTGGTGTGAGCGGGCTAGCGCCGGCTGACGACCAGGCGCTAGCCGAACAGGTGGCCTCCGAGCTGCTGCGTCTTGCTGGCTAA
- a CDS encoding D-glycerate dehydrogenase: MAHSNIYVTRMIPQQSIDALRAIHNVEVNPHDRALTREELLTAVRGRDAVITLLTDTVDAAVLDAAGPQCRIFANYAVGFNNFDVAAATARKVVMTNTPGVLDDATATHAWALLLATARRISESERYVRAGRWEGWAPMAFIGQDIEHKTLGVAGLGRIGAKFARKAKAFDMQVIYTDAQPNRALEDELGATFVDKETLLRESDFVSLHLPLLPQTQHYLGAREFALMKRTAVLINAARGPLIDERALVTALREKVIWGAGLDVFENEPQLEEGLLALENVVVVPHIASATTETRIAMGNIAVGNVLSVLKGERPQNCVNPEVLA; the protein is encoded by the coding sequence ATGGCTCACTCCAATATCTACGTCACCCGAATGATCCCCCAGCAGTCGATCGATGCGCTGCGAGCAATCCACAACGTCGAAGTCAACCCGCACGACCGCGCGCTCACGCGTGAGGAACTGCTCACGGCTGTGCGTGGCCGCGACGCGGTTATCACGCTGCTCACCGACACAGTCGACGCCGCGGTCCTCGATGCTGCCGGGCCGCAATGCCGGATCTTCGCAAACTACGCGGTCGGGTTCAACAACTTCGATGTAGCAGCGGCCACGGCGCGCAAGGTCGTGATGACCAATACTCCAGGCGTGCTCGACGACGCAACGGCGACTCACGCATGGGCGCTATTGCTCGCGACCGCGCGCCGCATTTCCGAATCGGAGCGTTATGTGCGCGCGGGCCGTTGGGAAGGCTGGGCGCCGATGGCCTTCATCGGTCAGGATATCGAGCACAAGACGCTAGGCGTGGCCGGCCTCGGGCGGATCGGCGCGAAATTCGCCCGCAAGGCGAAGGCGTTCGACATGCAAGTCATCTACACCGACGCGCAACCGAATCGCGCACTCGAGGATGAACTGGGTGCAACCTTCGTCGACAAGGAAACGCTCCTGCGCGAATCGGATTTCGTGTCGCTGCATCTGCCCCTGCTACCGCAGACGCAGCATTATCTCGGCGCACGAGAATTCGCGCTGATGAAACGTACCGCAGTCCTGATCAATGCTGCGCGCGGTCCGCTCATCGACGAACGCGCGCTCGTCACTGCGCTGCGTGAAAAGGTGATCTGGGGCGCGGGGCTGGATGTGTTCGAGAACGAACCGCAGCTCGAGGAAGGGCTGTTGGCACTCGAGAATGTCGTCGTCGTCCCGCACATCGCCTCGGCCACCACCGAAACGCGAATTGCGATGGGTAACATCGCAGTCGGGAATGTGCTCAGTGTTCTCAAGGGAGAGCGGCCACAGAACTGCGTCAACCCCGAGGTGCTCGCGTGA
- the glxR gene encoding 2-hydroxy-3-oxopropionate reductase, which produces MAKVGFVGLGIMGAPMAANLQKGGHQLFLHDRNPVPDALVSAGGKVCRSGEEVARESEIVIVMVPDTPHVEAVLFADDGVATGLGENKIVVDMSSISPIATKEFARRINALGSQYLDAPVSGGEVGAKAASLTIMVGGPQAVFDKVKPLFELMGKNITLVGGNGDGQTTKVANQIIVALNIQAVSEALLFASKAGADPVKVRQALMGGFAASRILEVHGERMIKRTFDPGFRIELHQKDLNLALQGAKALGASLPHTASAQELMNACAANGMSQLDHSALCRAIELLSGHEIAST; this is translated from the coding sequence ATGGCTAAAGTAGGATTTGTCGGCCTCGGCATCATGGGCGCCCCGATGGCGGCCAACCTGCAAAAAGGCGGTCACCAGCTGTTCCTGCACGACCGCAATCCGGTGCCTGACGCACTCGTGTCGGCTGGCGGCAAGGTCTGCCGCTCCGGTGAGGAGGTCGCGCGCGAGAGTGAGATCGTGATCGTGATGGTGCCCGACACACCGCACGTCGAAGCCGTGCTGTTCGCCGACGATGGCGTGGCGACGGGGCTCGGCGAGAACAAGATCGTGGTCGACATGAGCTCGATTTCGCCGATTGCGACGAAGGAGTTCGCCAGGCGAATCAACGCGCTTGGCAGCCAGTACCTCGATGCACCGGTATCGGGTGGCGAAGTGGGCGCAAAGGCCGCGTCGCTGACGATCATGGTCGGCGGTCCGCAGGCGGTGTTCGACAAGGTCAAGCCTCTGTTTGAACTGATGGGCAAGAACATCACGCTCGTCGGCGGTAACGGCGATGGCCAGACCACGAAGGTGGCGAATCAGATCATCGTCGCCCTGAACATTCAGGCGGTGTCAGAAGCGTTGCTGTTTGCCTCGAAGGCCGGCGCGGATCCGGTGAAAGTGCGCCAGGCACTGATGGGCGGCTTCGCGGCGTCGCGGATTCTCGAAGTGCATGGGGAGCGGATGATCAAGCGCACATTTGATCCGGGCTTCCGCATCGAACTGCACCAGAAGGACCTCAACCTCGCCTTGCAGGGCGCGAAGGCGCTTGGCGCTTCCTTGCCTCATACCGCATCCGCGCAGGAGCTGATGAACGCTTGCGCCGCGAACGGCATGAGCCAGCTCGACCACTCGGCCCTGTGCCGGGCGATCGAATTGCTGTCCGGGCACGAAATCGCCAGCACCTGA
- the pyk gene encoding pyruvate kinase, with amino-acid sequence MPRLRKAKIVATLGPATSDLRTITALFDAGVDVFRLNFSHGSHEDHRRRYEIVREVERMCGRPIAVLADMQGPKLRVGAFAGGKVILTPGAQFVLDRNPAAGNAERVCLPHPELFEVVKAGQSLLLDDGKLRLEVLDSDGESIRTRVTHGGALSDRKGVNVPDAILPIPALTSKDLVDLEFALSLGADWIALSFVQRPQDMIDARARVGERAWLMAKLEKPAALEQLDEIVKVSDAIMVARGDLGVELPPERVPGVQKRIIHSCRDHGKPVIVATQMLESMISAPVPTRAEASDVATAIYDGADAVMLSAESASGNYPVPAVAIMNRIIGEAERDPLYRSLIDAHQELPLPTRGDAICAALRNVTQTICAAATITYTTSGFTSLRAARQRPLAPILSIAPRLSTARRLSLVWGVHSTVSADIESIDEMVSAARGIAIREGMVRKGDQVAIAAGMPFGEAGTTNLLRITEI; translated from the coding sequence ATGCCTCGCCTTCGAAAAGCCAAGATTGTCGCAACCCTCGGACCTGCAACCTCCGACCTCCGAACGATTACCGCACTCTTCGACGCCGGTGTCGATGTGTTTCGCCTGAACTTCAGCCATGGTTCGCACGAGGATCATCGACGCCGGTATGAAATCGTGCGCGAGGTCGAGCGCATGTGCGGCCGGCCGATCGCGGTCCTCGCCGACATGCAGGGACCGAAATTGCGGGTCGGCGCTTTTGCGGGGGGCAAGGTCATACTGACGCCTGGTGCCCAATTCGTACTCGACCGAAACCCTGCTGCCGGCAATGCCGAGCGGGTCTGTCTGCCTCACCCGGAGTTGTTCGAGGTCGTTAAGGCCGGTCAATCGTTGCTGCTTGATGATGGCAAGCTTCGACTCGAAGTGCTCGACAGCGACGGTGAGTCGATCCGCACGCGCGTCACGCACGGTGGCGCGCTGTCGGACCGCAAAGGAGTGAACGTACCCGACGCGATTTTGCCGATCCCGGCGCTGACATCAAAGGACCTGGTCGATCTTGAATTTGCCCTGTCCCTGGGAGCGGACTGGATTGCCCTGTCGTTCGTCCAACGCCCTCAGGACATGATCGATGCCCGTGCGCGGGTCGGTGAGCGCGCGTGGCTGATGGCGAAGCTCGAGAAGCCCGCGGCGCTCGAACAGCTGGATGAAATCGTCAAGGTTTCCGATGCAATCATGGTGGCGCGTGGCGACCTGGGTGTCGAGCTACCGCCCGAGCGCGTGCCGGGCGTACAGAAGCGAATCATTCACTCGTGCCGCGATCACGGCAAGCCCGTGATCGTCGCAACCCAGATGCTCGAATCGATGATTTCAGCGCCGGTGCCGACCCGCGCCGAGGCATCTGACGTCGCGACAGCGATCTACGACGGAGCGGACGCGGTGATGCTGTCGGCGGAGTCCGCCAGCGGCAACTATCCGGTCCCGGCAGTCGCCATCATGAACCGGATCATCGGCGAAGCCGAGCGCGATCCCCTGTATCGGAGCCTCATCGACGCGCATCAGGAGCTCCCCCTTCCAACGCGGGGCGACGCGATCTGCGCGGCGCTGCGCAATGTCACGCAGACCATCTGTGCGGCGGCCACGATCACCTATACCACGTCCGGCTTCACCAGCCTGCGGGCGGCACGGCAGCGCCCGTTGGCGCCAATTCTGAGCATTGCGCCCCGGCTTTCTACGGCACGGCGCCTGTCGCTCGTTTGGGGCGTCCATTCGACCGTCAGTGCGGACATCGAATCAATCGATGAAATGGTCAGCGCCGCACGCGGGATTGCCATCCGGGAAGGTATGGTCCGTAAGGGCGATCAGGTTGCCATTGCGGCAGGCATGCCGTTTGGCGAGGCCGGCACAACCAACCTGTTGCGCATTACCGAAATCTGA
- a CDS encoding IS110 family transposase, with amino-acid sequence MNAPRTALHGQDTTITGSLYVAFELGDRSWKLSLGDGVRASSLCTAAARDTAAVFTAIAKAKVRCHLAADAPVRSCYEAGRDGFWLHRCLEEHQITNLVVDSASIEVNRRRRRAKTDRLDSDKLLSMLMRYYAGERRVWAVARIPTPEQEDDRRVHRELDRLRQERTAHSNRIRSLLVLHNLRVERIGGGAWTHWWAQHAPQLLPGLRAEIDRECERLSLAARQIRTLESQQQHEVRSGAQPVIALLARLAGIGTGSAWTLVRELFGWRQFHNRREVAGCLGLAPTPYASGTSEVEQGISKIGNRRPRWLMVEMAWSWLRFQPASQLSHWFNERFAGGGKRFRRIGIVARARRLAVALWRYLEFGEIPSGQPSSHLPGRCWRPEQPTSNDNSIEGSARPDSRWVTHRITVVQDGARP; translated from the coding sequence ATGAATGCGCCTCGCACAGCGCTTCACGGGCAGGATACAACCATCACCGGATCGCTGTATGTCGCCTTCGAACTGGGTGACAGGAGCTGGAAGCTTTCGCTAGGCGACGGGGTACGCGCGTCGAGCCTCTGCACAGCGGCCGCCCGCGATACGGCCGCAGTCTTCACGGCAATTGCGAAGGCCAAGGTGCGCTGTCATCTGGCCGCCGATGCTCCGGTGCGCAGCTGTTATGAAGCCGGGCGCGACGGTTTCTGGCTGCACCGCTGCTTGGAGGAACATCAGATCACGAACCTGGTGGTGGATTCGGCCAGTATCGAAGTGAACCGGCGCAGGCGCCGCGCCAAGACCGACCGTCTCGACAGCGACAAGCTGCTGTCGATGCTGATGCGTTACTACGCTGGTGAACGCCGGGTGTGGGCAGTCGCGCGCATCCCGACTCCCGAACAGGAAGATGACCGGCGGGTGCACCGTGAACTCGACCGCCTGCGGCAGGAGCGCACCGCCCACAGCAACCGAATCCGCTCGTTGCTCGTACTCCACAATCTGCGGGTCGAGCGCATCGGTGGGGGCGCGTGGACACACTGGTGGGCACAGCACGCCCCGCAACTGCTGCCGGGCCTGCGCGCCGAAATCGACCGCGAATGTGAGCGGCTATCGCTCGCTGCCAGGCAGATCAGGACGCTCGAGTCACAGCAGCAGCATGAGGTTCGCAGCGGCGCGCAACCCGTGATCGCGCTGCTCGCGCGCCTGGCAGGTATCGGCACCGGCAGCGCCTGGACCCTGGTCAGGGAACTGTTCGGCTGGCGGCAGTTTCACAACCGGCGCGAAGTGGCCGGCTGCCTGGGCCTGGCCCCGACGCCCTATGCCAGCGGTACCAGTGAAGTTGAACAGGGCATCAGCAAGATCGGCAACAGGCGGCCCCGATGGCTGATGGTGGAAATGGCCTGGAGCTGGCTGCGCTTCCAGCCCGCCAGCCAGCTAAGCCACTGGTTCAACGAGCGCTTCGCAGGCGGCGGCAAGCGTTTCCGACGCATTGGCATTGTGGCGCGTGCCAGACGTCTGGCGGTAGCGCTGTGGCGCTATCTGGAATTCGGCGAGATTCCCTCGGGGCAACCCTCAAGTCACCTGCCAGGAAGGTGCTGGCGACCTGAGCAGCCAACGTCGAACGACAACAGCATTGAAGGTTCAGCGCGCCCGGACAGTCGTTGGGTTACCCATCGGATAACCGTAGTTCAAGATGGGGCGCGTCCGTAA
- a CDS encoding ABC transporter substrate-binding protein yields MNSVFAVQSRCMARLSALLDGIRRSVTGTCGAAAFALMWCTHAHAAVLTPPAAECSALQAKYPQFKGKTLINAINPHTPGYETVDPANPDKYIGFDVDLGETIGACLGFQVDYKPVAFAALLPTLQAKQADFVISDIYATEERAKAADFITYSKVFDGVLVAKGNPKKIKGINASLCNATAAENTGYVEVPLIQGLAATCKAQSKDEAQVQLYDNNQSAIEAILAGRADTYINDVNTVDGAVKAYPTKLEKATAVTIPYSVGIAVPKGDLQMRAAIIDALNVLQKSGVQTAMLKKNNMPVENLEAPHLVLAK; encoded by the coding sequence ATGAACAGTGTCTTTGCCGTGCAAAGTCGATGCATGGCGCGCTTGAGCGCATTGCTCGACGGAATTCGCCGCAGCGTGACGGGCACTTGCGGCGCCGCTGCATTTGCGCTGATGTGGTGCACTCACGCGCACGCCGCAGTGCTGACGCCACCCGCGGCGGAATGCTCCGCATTGCAAGCGAAATATCCGCAATTCAAGGGTAAAACGCTGATAAACGCGATCAATCCGCATACACCCGGATACGAAACGGTTGATCCGGCCAATCCGGACAAGTACATCGGCTTCGATGTCGATCTCGGCGAGACGATCGGCGCTTGTTTGGGTTTCCAGGTCGACTACAAACCCGTTGCCTTCGCTGCGCTGTTGCCCACGTTGCAGGCTAAACAGGCCGACTTTGTGATCTCCGACATCTACGCGACCGAAGAGCGCGCCAAGGCGGCCGACTTCATCACCTACTCGAAGGTGTTCGATGGCGTGCTGGTGGCAAAGGGGAATCCGAAGAAGATCAAAGGAATCAACGCCTCGCTGTGTAATGCGACGGCCGCGGAGAACACTGGCTATGTCGAGGTACCGTTGATCCAGGGGTTGGCGGCGACCTGCAAGGCGCAGAGCAAGGACGAAGCGCAGGTGCAACTTTACGACAACAATCAAAGCGCGATCGAGGCGATTCTGGCCGGCCGTGCCGATACCTACATCAACGATGTGAATACCGTCGACGGCGCGGTCAAGGCATATCCGACAAAGCTCGAGAAAGCGACCGCCGTCACGATCCCGTACTCGGTCGGCATCGCCGTGCCCAAGGGTGATCTGCAAATGCGTGCCGCGATCATTGATGCGCTGAACGTGCTGCAAAAGTCGGGTGTTCAAACCGCGATGCTGAAGAAGAACAACATGCCGGTCGAAAATCTCGAGGCCCCGCATCTGGTTCTGGCGAAGTGA
- a CDS encoding amino acid ABC transporter permease/ATP-binding protein yields MALFLHYLTLGYLLRGIEFTLAATGIGLAGGLLLGVLLAGMQLSRFRVAAGLARGYSVVFRGTPLILQMVFFYDALPFLGIRLPGLLAAGVALAFNEATFIAEMLRAGVLGVDRGQQVAGQALGMTPGVLMRRVVAPQALRAMIPALGNEAVTTLKNSSLASVIAVQELTLRSTQLASSTFDFFSIFFASGLMYLVLTGLLGVLQVMVEARFDLDRHASVHGLARWFPLRRAVRSTGTPVAPVAIAEPVEEVAAPSASAPQEAAAVRAERIAQAPMVVRVNGLSKVYGAQTVLADLNLTVSAGEVVALLGPSGSGKSTLLRCINHLENWDAGQIHVRGKRLGYRADGQLMGPADLARERASLGVGMVFQQFNLFAHLSARENIAGPLRWVHGWSREKAEARALELLARVGLSHRADALPRHMSGGQQQRVAIARALAPNPSVLLLDEPTSALDPERVNEVLDVIGKLAREDGLTMIISTHQLRFAAEVADRVVFLADGRILESGPARQVLASPKHPQTARFLSVTTAE; encoded by the coding sequence ATGGCACTGTTTCTTCATTACCTGACGCTGGGGTACTTGCTCAGGGGTATCGAGTTCACCCTGGCCGCAACGGGCATCGGCCTCGCCGGTGGCCTCCTGCTCGGAGTGCTGCTTGCCGGGATGCAGCTCAGCCGCTTTCGTGTTGCTGCTGGGCTTGCGCGCGGATATTCCGTGGTGTTTCGCGGCACGCCGCTGATTTTGCAGATGGTGTTCTTCTACGATGCGCTGCCGTTTCTCGGCATCCGTTTGCCAGGCTTGCTGGCGGCGGGGGTTGCGCTGGCCTTCAATGAAGCGACTTTCATTGCGGAGATGCTGCGTGCAGGCGTGCTCGGAGTCGACCGTGGCCAACAGGTGGCGGGGCAGGCCCTCGGCATGACGCCGGGCGTGCTGATGCGCCGTGTCGTCGCGCCGCAGGCGTTGCGCGCCATGATCCCCGCGCTTGGCAACGAGGCGGTCACAACGTTGAAGAACTCGTCACTGGCGTCGGTAATCGCAGTGCAGGAGCTGACGTTGCGAAGCACGCAGTTGGCCTCGTCGACGTTCGACTTCTTTTCGATCTTCTTTGCCTCGGGGTTGATGTATCTCGTGCTTACGGGTCTGCTCGGCGTGCTGCAGGTCATGGTGGAGGCGCGTTTCGATCTCGACCGGCACGCCAGCGTACACGGTCTGGCCCGCTGGTTCCCGTTACGGCGCGCAGTGCGGTCCACCGGGACGCCAGTCGCGCCAGTGGCAATTGCGGAACCTGTCGAGGAAGTTGCGGCACCGTCCGCGAGCGCGCCGCAAGAGGCGGCCGCCGTACGGGCGGAACGAATCGCGCAAGCACCTATGGTCGTGCGCGTGAATGGATTGAGCAAGGTGTACGGTGCGCAAACCGTCCTGGCCGATCTGAACCTCACGGTGTCTGCGGGCGAAGTGGTGGCATTGCTTGGTCCAAGCGGTTCGGGAAAGAGCACGCTGTTGCGCTGCATTAACCACCTTGAAAACTGGGACGCCGGCCAGATTCACGTGCGAGGCAAGCGTCTGGGATATCGGGCCGACGGCCAGTTGATGGGGCCTGCGGATCTGGCTCGGGAGCGGGCAAGCCTTGGCGTGGGCATGGTGTTCCAGCAGTTCAATCTGTTCGCTCACCTGAGCGCGCGCGAAAACATTGCCGGTCCGCTGCGTTGGGTGCACGGATGGTCTCGGGAGAAGGCCGAGGCTCGGGCGCTCGAGTTGCTCGCGCGGGTCGGCCTGTCGCACCGTGCTGACGCGTTGCCGCGGCACATGTCGGGCGGCCAGCAGCAGCGCGTAGCGATCGCGCGCGCGCTTGCGCCCAATCCGAGCGTACTGCTGCTCGACGAGCCGACATCGGCGCTCGATCCGGAGCGGGTCAACGAGGTGCTCGATGTGATCGGCAAGCTGGCGCGTGAAGACGGGCTGACGATGATCATTTCGACCCATCAGTTGCGCTTTGCGGCAGAGGTGGCCGATCGGGTGGTCTTCCTTGCCGATGGCCGCATCCTCGAAAGCGGTCCGGCGAGGCAGGTCCTGGCCAGTCCCAAGCATCCGCAAACAGCGCGTTTCCTTAGTGTAACGACGGCCGAGTAG
- a CDS encoding acetamidase/formamidase family protein, giving the protein MKHHTLRVSQQTVHWGYFSKVVAPALTVRSGDRVTIETLTHHANDDYERMIEGDPGAESVFAWTREYKAVARRGAGPTTGIFQYGEGEGVGVHLLTGPVAIEGAEPGDVLEVRIVDVKPRPSCSACFTGRCFGSNVAASWGFHYRDLIEEPKPREVVTIFELDTAGEPYARAVYNYVWTPQTDPDGVVHPNIDYPGVRVDHKLVTKRENVLRDVKVPARLHFGTMGLAPAEADYVSSTPPNYTGGNIDDWRAGKGARMYYPVAVPGAYFSVGDPHAAQGDSELGGTAIETSLTGEFEFILHKKRTLEGTILEGLDHPMLETDELWSMYGFTFPNYLASLGPEGQTTVAEHASLDHAMRDAFRKLRRFLMQVHKLSEDEAIALLSVAADFGVTQVVDANWGVHGSIRKSVFAER; this is encoded by the coding sequence ATGAAGCATCACACTTTGCGGGTTTCGCAGCAAACCGTGCACTGGGGCTATTTCAGCAAGGTCGTTGCGCCGGCGTTGACAGTGCGCTCCGGCGACCGCGTAACGATCGAGACGCTCACGCATCACGCCAACGACGACTACGAACGCATGATCGAAGGCGACCCGGGCGCCGAGTCGGTGTTTGCGTGGACACGTGAATACAAGGCGGTAGCGCGTCGCGGTGCTGGCCCAACAACCGGCATTTTCCAGTACGGCGAAGGCGAGGGCGTGGGGGTGCATCTGTTGACCGGCCCGGTCGCTATTGAAGGGGCGGAGCCAGGCGATGTTCTGGAAGTGCGTATCGTCGACGTGAAACCGCGGCCGAGCTGCAGTGCCTGTTTTACGGGCCGCTGCTTCGGCTCAAATGTAGCAGCTTCGTGGGGATTTCACTACCGGGATCTGATCGAAGAGCCGAAGCCACGCGAAGTCGTGACGATTTTCGAGCTTGATACTGCCGGCGAGCCGTATGCACGCGCAGTGTACAACTATGTATGGACGCCGCAGACCGACCCGGATGGTGTGGTCCATCCAAACATCGACTATCCGGGCGTGCGCGTCGACCATAAGCTCGTCACGAAGCGCGAGAACGTCCTGCGCGACGTCAAGGTGCCGGCGCGCCTGCATTTCGGAACGATGGGACTGGCGCCAGCGGAGGCGGACTATGTCAGCTCCACTCCGCCGAACTATACAGGCGGAAACATAGACGACTGGCGCGCCGGAAAAGGTGCACGCATGTACTACCCGGTCGCCGTGCCCGGCGCGTACTTCTCGGTTGGCGATCCGCACGCGGCACAAGGGGATAGCGAACTCGGCGGCACGGCAATCGAAACCTCATTGACCGGCGAGTTCGAATTCATCCTGCACAAGAAGCGCACGCTCGAAGGGACGATTCTGGAAGGTCTCGATCACCCGATGCTCGAGACCGACGAACTGTGGTCGATGTATGGTTTCACGTTCCCGAACTATCTGGCCTCGCTTGGGCCCGAAGGACAGACTACGGTTGCCGAGCACGCGTCGCTCGATCACGCGATGCGCGATGCGTTCCGCAAGTTACGCCGCTTCCTGATGCAGGTGCACAAGCTCAGCGAGGATGAGGCCATCGCGCTGCTTTCGGTTGCAGCCGATTTCGGTGTGACGCAGGTGGTTGACGCAAACTGGGGGGTGCACGGCTCGATTCGCAAGAGCGTGTTCGCCGAACGGTAA